Proteins from a single region of Amyelois transitella isolate CPQ chromosome 31, ilAmyTran1.1, whole genome shotgun sequence:
- the LOC106136266 gene encoding uncharacterized protein LOC106136266, giving the protein MKAQRKIKSITARASPSSDGQKRSYAKNAKASPASDEIRRCAKNMRIATWNIGSLTGRSQELANTLHRRNINICCVQELKWKGSKSRDIGRGYQLLYNGTSTARNGIGIILDANLKQRIIKVERISDRIMYIKLALDNQPVLNIVSVYAPQIGCDKNEKDLFWGNLEDLLQMIPLEERKLVAGDFNGHVGQTAPKDSVIHGNFGYGTSNSQGIDIMNVATQFDLPIANTYFQKKDEHIITYKSGGSASQIDYFLCDRSILRYFRDCKVIPGEPLTTQHRLLVACLQIPNWNQKQKHLKSEPSIKWQNMQKPEAQRFTSQVGTYLEDTLKDHKDSNTLWNDFHKFCLNTARAILGVSKGKLRTDKDPTWWDDNVKSHLKEKKESFEKWQQTRLESDHQEYRVIKNKAKKCVAVTRALANDEYYKQLENAKTDAEIFKLAKFRNSQTKDIKKSKYIKNSSGKLLTTDKDITKRWQEYYQTLLNEEFPRETFAILPCPEGPVEAISLQEVKTAIQKMKNRKATGPDEIPAELWKSMGDIGIAWLTKLFNEILITTKVPDMWRSSNLIPFYKNKGDVADCGNYRGIKLTSHTLKIWECVLLEQANLSKSEWAFIRVHP; this is encoded by the exons ATGAAAGCACAACGaaagataaaaagtataacGGCTAGGGCGTCCCCCTCAAGCGACGGTCAGAAGCGATCATATGCGAAAAATGCTAAGGCGTCCCCTGCAAGCGACGAAATAAGACGCTGCGCCAAAAATATGCGCATAGCTACATGGAACATAGGTTCCCTGACCGGACGCAGCCAAGAATTGGCAAATACATTACATAGACGAAATATCAACATCTGCTGTGTACAGGAACTTAAATGGAAGGGGTCAAAGTCTAGGGATATTGGAAGAGGCTACCAACTACTATATAATGGCACGTCAACAGCAAGAAACGGAATTGGCATCATCCTCGACGCAAATCTAAAACAAAGAATAATCAAAGTTGAAAGAATAAGCGACagaattatgtatattaaactAGCTCTTGATAACCAACCGGTTTTAAATATAGTTTCCGTATACGCCCCTCAGATTGGCTGCGACAAAAACGAAAAGGATCTGTTTTGGGGAAACTTAGAAGATCTTCTGCAAATGATACCCTTGGAGGAAAGAAAACTGGTGGCTGGAGATTTTAATGGTCATGTTGGTCAGACAGCACCAAAAGACTCGGTCATACACGGAAACTTTGGTTATGGCACTAGCAACAGTCAGGGCATCGACATAATGAATGTGGCTACTCAGTTCGATCTTCCGATCGCCAACACATATTTCCAGAAAAAGGACGAACATATCATTACTTACAAAAGTGGTGGCTCGGCCTCACAAATAGATTACTTTTTATGCGACAGATCTATTCTGCGCTACTTCAGGGACTGCAAAGTCATACCAGGAGAGCCACTGACCACCCAACACAGACTTCTTGTCGCCTGCCTGCAAATACCAAACTGGAACCAAAAGCAGAAACATCTGAAATCCGAACCCAGCATTAAATGGCAGAATATGCAGAAACCAGAAGCCCAAAGATTTACCAGCCAGGTTGGCACATACTTAGAGGATACACTTAAAGACCATAAAGACAGCAACACCCTCTGGAACGATTTTCATAAGTTTTGTCTAAATACCGCTAGAGCAATCTTAGGTGTTAGCAAAGGCAAACTGAGAACTGATAAAGACCCTACATGGTGGGATGACAATGTTAAATCGCATCTAAAAGAAAAGAAGGAATCCTTTGAGAAATGGCAACAAACTAGGCTAGAAAGTGACCATCAAGAATACAGGGTTATAAAGAACAAAGCTAAGAAATGTGTTGCAGTCACAAGAGCTTTAGCCAACGATGAATATTACAAACAACTGGAAAACGCAAAAACAGATGCGGAGATATTTAAACTGGCAAAATTCCGTAACAGTCAAACCAAAGATATCAAAAAGTCTAAATACATCAAGAACTCCTCTGGTAAATTGTTGACCACAGACAAAGACATAACTAAGAGGTGGCAAGAATACTACCAAACACTTCTTAACGAGGAGTTTCCACGGGAAACTTTTGCGATACTCCCATGCCCTGAAGGACCCGTTGAAGCAATATCACTCCAGGAAGTCAAAACTGCTATccagaaaatgaaaaataggaAAGCTACCGGACCAGACGAGATTCCAGCGGAGCTGTGGAAAAGTATGGGTGACATCGGGATAGCGTGGCTTACAAAGCTGTTCAACGAAATCCTTATAACAACCAAAGTACCAGATATGTGGAGATCCAGCAATCTGATACCGTTCTATAAAAACAAGGGAGACGTTGCAGACTGTGGAAACTATAGAGGAATCAAACTAACCTCTCACACCCTCAAGATCTGGGAATGTGTTCTC CTGGAACAAGCGAACCTTTCGAAATCAGAGTGGGCGTTCATCAGGGTTCATCCCTGA